The stretch of DNA TTGGAGTAGCGATTTTCTTAATTCCATAAGATTTATCTTCTTCTAAAATACCACAAGTTTTTTCATCTTTGTACTTGTTGTAGATATATTCTGATGCAAAGTGGTTTTTAATAACCTTATCTTCTATTAATCCCATACCTGTTTCTTCAACAGCCATAGTTGCTAGAATAATTCTTTGATCATTGATTGTTTGAGCAACTTTTCTGAAAATTTTGTCAACTTGCTCTTGCGTAAATGAAGCATATTTTTCTTGTGCTTCTCTAACGTTTTTCATCATCTCTTTTAAACTTTTGATGTCTTTAACTACCATTTTTACCTCCAGTGATTTTTCACTTTAAGCCTTACCGGCTTAATATGTATCATTATACCTCAAAAAGCGAAAAAAATCAAGATATTTATTTCACTTTATTTAAAAAATTGAGTCTAGCAAAATACTAGACCCAAAAACTATTTTTTAATATATGCAATTGCTTCAATTTCAACTAATCCACCTTTTGGTAATTTTCCTACTTCAAAAGCAGATCTTGCTGGGAATGGTTCTTCAAAATATGTTGCATAAACTTCATTTACAGAAACAAAGTCATTAATATCATCTAATAAAACCATTGTTTTAACTACATCTTTTGTAGTTAATCCATTTATTTCTAATATTACTTTTAAATTTTCTAATGATTGTTTAGCTTGTTCAGCTGCTGTAGTTCCTTCTATTACATTTGTTTCAGGGTTAATTCCTAATTGTCCTGAAATGTATAAGAAATCTCCAGCTACATAATATGCAGAATATGGTCCAACTGCGTTAGGTATTTTTTT from Streptobacillus canis encodes:
- a CDS encoding Rid family detoxifying hydrolase; amino-acid sequence: MKKIPNAVGPYSAYYVAGDFLYISGQLGINPETNVIEGTTAAEQAKQSLENLKVILEINGLTTKDVVKTMVLLDDINDFVSVNEVYATYFEEPFPARSAFEVGKLPKGGLVEIEAIAYIKK